CCAAGTTGTATTCCATGGAGTAATTGATAAACTATAGCACCCTGAATAATGCCTGAAACTTGTACATAAGATTTTCCTCTTGCCTTTGCTGATCTTTATTGTCCACTGGTTTTTCTTGGAGTGTAATCCTAAGGATTGTAGCTTGAGCTTTGAATCAGCTTAGAAAATGAGGATGTGGAGTCAACAATCAACCTTTGAAGGTGAAATGTTGGCATACAAAGACAGTACCAGTGGAAATATAACTCTCATTTATAGAAATATACAGATGGCCTTAACAGAACTTTTGAGGAGGAATAGGGTTTCATTTTCATTGTGGAAGAAGTAGATTGAATAACAATGGACATCGCCCACCTTCAGGTATGATTGAACAATACTAATGTCATTGACATCCACTGCCCGTCTCAATTTCAATCTCACAGCATTATGTAGAGAGGTTCAGTTGAAGGAGGCGACACACATTCTGCTGTCAACATACAAACCCCCTGGGGACTTTTCTACATATCTTCAATTACTGCAGAACTGTATTGCCAAGAATGCACTTTCACAAGGTAAACAAATCCACTCTATTATTACTGACAGGGGATTTGAATTTTCTAGATGCAGATTCTTTCAAAATAACCTTGTAAACATGTATGAAAAGTGCGGTACTTTGATGGATGCTCGTAAAGTGTTTGACGAAATGGCAGAGCAAGATGTTTCCTCATGGAATACCATAATTGCAGCTTACAGAAGGCATGGGTATCCTCACGAAGCATTGATTCTGTTTAGCCAAATGCAACAAACAGATATCCAACCAGATCATTTCACCTTTGCTGctatactcccagcctgtgccaaaataggagctttggagcAAGGTATGGGTATCCATGACACTATAATCGAACGAGGATATCTGCCAGATGTTGTGGTTGcaaatgccctgatagacatgtatgcaaaatgtggaagcttagacaaggcatgtgaagtgtttgacaaattggCTAACAAAACTGCAATATCATGGAATACATTGAtttcaggatatgcacaaaatggtaaTCTTGACGATGCTTTAAGAGTTTTCAAAGAAATGCCTCGTCCAGATGTTGTCTCATGGAGTGCCTTGGTTGGAGGATATACACAAAGTGGGTTCTTTGAAAAGGCTGTGGAGGCatttaagcaaatgcaattagcaggttTGAAACCAAATTCGACAACCTTAGCCAGTATTCTctcagcctgtgccaaaatgggagctttagaaacGGGTATGGACATCCATAAGAGTATAATTAAAAGTGGATTTTTGTCGGACATCATAGTCATAAATGCCCTGATAGATATGtacacaaaatgtggaagcatacacaaggcacgtgaactgtttgacaaaatgcctcagagAAGTGTGGTTTCATGGAATtcgatgattgcaggatatgcacaaaatggtgtTCTTGGCGAGGTTGTTAAGCTTTTCAAAGCAATGCCTCGACCAGATATCATCTCTTGGAGTACGGTGCTTACAGGGTACGTacaaaatgggtttgttgaaaAAGCCTTGGAGGTATTTAGTGAAATGCAATTGACAGGTGTAAAACCAAACTCGACAACCTTCGCTAGCATCCTCCCGGCTTGTGCAAAAATGGGGGGtttagaacagggtatggacatccataaaATCATAATCGAAAGTGTACACGTGCCAGATATTGCAGTTACGAattccctgatagacatgtatgcaaaatgtggacgGCTATACAAGGCACGGGAACTGTTTAACAAAATGCCTCAAAaagatgttgtctcatggactgcaatgattgcaggatatgcacaaaatgggtttgttgaaaagGCCTTGGAAACTTACAAGCAAATGCAATCCAAAGGTGTAAAGCCagactccacaacctttgccagcatcctcccagcCTGTGCAAAACTGGGGGCTTTGGAGCAAGGTATGAAaattcatcaaagcataatagaaagCAGCTTTTTGTCAGATCTTGTAATTGCAAATGCCCTGATAGATATGTATTCAAAATGTGGAAGTATACACAAGGCAcgtcaactgtttgacaaaatgccaaaaagagatgtcatctcatggaatgccattgttgcaggatatgcacaaaatggcttGTGGAAGGATGCTTTCAAAATATTTGAATTAATGAAACATTCTGGAACATACCCTGACCATGGAAGCTTCACTTGTGTTCTATTTGCATGCAGCCATG
The nucleotide sequence above comes from Cryptomeria japonica chromosome 11, Sugi_1.0, whole genome shotgun sequence. Encoded proteins:
- the LOC131071106 gene encoding putative pentatricopeptide repeat-containing protein At3g23330 produces the protein MSLTSTARLNFNLTALCREVQLKEATHILLSTYKPPGDFSTYLQLLQNCIAKNALSQGKQIHSIITDRGFEFSRCRFFQNNLVNMYEKCGTLMDARKVFDEMAEQDVSSWNTIIAAYRRHGYPHEALILFSQMQQTDIQPDHFTFAAILPACAKIGALEQGMGIHDTIIERGYLPDVVVANALIDMYAKCGSLDKACEVFDKLANKTAISWNTLISGYAQNGNLDDALRVFKEMPRPDVVSWSALVGGYTQSGFFEKAVEAFKQMQLAGLKPNSTTLASILSACAKMGALETGMDIHKSIIKSGFLSDIIVINALIDMYTKCGSIHKARELFDKMPQRSVVSWNSMIAGYAQNGVLGEVVKLFKAMPRPDIISWSTVLTGYVQNGFVEKALEVFSEMQLTGVKPNSTTFASILPACAKMGGLEQGMDIHKIIIESVHVPDIAVTNSLIDMYAKCGRLYKARELFNKMPQKDVVSWTAMIAGYAQNGFVEKALETYKQMQSKGVKPDSTTFASILPACAKLGALEQGMKIHQSIIESSFLSDLVIANALIDMYSKCGSIHKARQLFDKMPKRDVISWNAIVAGYAQNGLWKDAFKIFELMKHSGTYPDHGSFTCVLFACSHAGLLSEGCKYFNDMTHSYCITPRTDHYVCMVDLLGRGGHLEETLNFIIKMPYKPVVVVWTCFLGACRSHKDIRLGVFTATHLSEMDSYNSATYVLLSNIYAGLGMWGEVQMVRRLIKDREIKKIPGCSWIEGHKMVHVFCVGDRSHPQTHEIYAKLERLSWEMKLVGYFPNLKHVLHDVEEEEKELFLCHHSEKMAIAFGLLNTPPGTTIRIVKNLRVCVDCHTATKFISKIVARQIIVRDANRFHHFKQGQCSCGDYW